The Sulfuricurvum sp. DNA segment CTTAACGGTACGTTCAGCCAACGGAATGAAAATTATTTTGAAACGGCGTACTCACTGATGAAAGAACGTTTAGCCGGATTTCTCCTTATGTGTGCAGTCGTACCGCTCGCAATATTGGGATATTTGATTATTTGCTACGCAGGCTTTATCGGCAAGCCCGCACGCGGTCGAGCGGGGGTGAGAGCACTCGATCATTTTGTCAATGCAACCGTCTTTAATGGTTATGCGTGGGAATCGGTATCATCTCATGCTTGGCGAGAACGCAATACAAAATGGTGGGCAGCATGGGTTATAAAAATAACGGATGCTTTTCAAAAAGATCATTGTATGCGTGCCAATAAACGGGAACAACCGATAATAGATCTAATGCTTCATAAAGGTTTGCACGATCAAACCATCGGCAAAAAGAGACAATAAACCATGGTTCGTAGAGGTTTACAATCATTTAAAGATAAAAAAGTTGTTTTATTGCAAGGTCCTGTTGGCCCTTTTTTCAAGAACCTTGGTTACGATTTAGAAAATGTCGGTGCAGAAGTTTACAAAATCAACTTTAACGGAGGAGATTGGTTTTTTTCTTCAGACAAAAACATCGTTAATTTTAGAAACCATTTTGACCAATGGGAATCCTACTTTACCAATTTTATCGAAACATATAACATTGATACTGTCATTTTTTTTGGAGATTGTCGCAAATACCATCAAGTTTCACATAAAGTTGCCGATTACAAAGGGTTAGATATTGGTGTGTTTGAAGAGGGTTATGTCCGTCCCGATTACATCACATTTGAAGAATTTGGGGTAAATGGATATTCTCAACTTTCACGAGACCCACAATTTTATAAATCGTTATCGGAAGAGGAATTTTTGGCGCCAGACCCAATTCCTGTAGGCAATACCTTTTGGTGCATGGCATCGCATGCAGTTCTTTACTATTTTTTTAGTGCCGTACTTTATCCGGTATTTCACCGATATACCCATCATAGACCTCTCAACCCTTTCGAAACATTTTATTGGATTCGATCTCTTTGGCGCAAACAATACTATAAAATGAAAGAATATGGAATGCAAATGGACTTGATAGAGCACCATTCTAAGAGCTACTATTTGGCACCGCTTCAAATTTCAACAGATGCACAAGTGCGCGAACATTCTGATTTTAGTTCCGTTGAGAATTTTATTGAAAGAATAATAGGCTCTTTTTCAGCTAATGCTCCCAAAGACACCTTACTAGTAATCAAACACCATCCTCTAGATCGTGGTTATCATGACTACTCCTCCTTTATACGACGCTTAGCTCATCATCATAATGTAGCCACTAGGGTACGTTATATTCACGATCAACACCTTCCATCTCTCCTAGAACATGCGCGCGGTGTAGTCATGATCAATTCAACCGTAGGGCTTTCTGCTATACATCATAATGCACCAGTATTGGCATGCGGAACCGCTATTTATGATTTTGAAGGAATGACCTATCAAGGTTCAATTCACTCATTTTGGAATGCAGCAGAGACATTTAAAATCAACCGAGATTTATATCATCGATTTCGTGGCTATGTTATTCGAAGCAACCAAATTAATGGTAGCTTTTATCGATGTTTAAACCATAGTAATCTTCACTCTGGCGTATCTTGGTAATATACTAATACTTCAGTAACAAAGCTATATTAGCCAATCTGTTACCATTCTTTACATCCACTCTTGTTTTACCCTTTTTATTGTTGAGTTGTTACGTTTCATTAACAATACTTTAAATTATATGTCAAAATAAAGCTACTACAACCATAAGGAATCTTCATGACCTCATCCAAAATTCTCCTCTCACTAGTCGCGTCCGCATGTGTCGCAACCCTTTCATCTGCAATGGAGTTTCAAGTATTAGGTGCTAAAGCTGCTTCCATGGGGGGCGCCGGTATTGCCACATCACCCTCTTCACTAGCAGCGTATAACAATCCTGCACTTTTGGCTAATAATCCTGAAAAGTTCACGTTTCACCTCGGTGTCGGTGTCGGTGCAAAAGACACAGGAGCAGGTGCAGCAGCAGGAAAGTTGAGCGATATGGATTTCTCTTCTCTTAACAATAAAGATGCCACAAACCTTACTACGACCGATATTGATAATTTGCAAAAAGCGCGCGATATTATCGTAGGGATGAATGGACAAGGATTTCAAGTAAACCCCACAGCTGATCTAGGACTCTCGATCGGCTCATTTGGGACAGGGTTGTTTGTTACCTCCGACATCGGAGCCGTTGCCAATATCGATCAAACCCACAAAGACCTTATTTGGAAACAAGATAATGGAAATGGAACCTTTACTTATGTAGATATCGTCAATAGTGTCAACGTATCTCAAGCTACCTACGAAAGCACATCACTGCAATATGCCGTTGAAAATAAAAGCACCTATCTTGATGTTGTAGGGCTAGCAGTGTATGAAATACCGCTTGCTTATGGATATGCATTTGATACAGGGCTCGGTTCACTTTCAGTCGGTGGTGTACTCAAATACATGAAAGGTAAAACTTTTTATAAACAAATGAACATTGATAGTGATAATACCACTAATAATCTCAGCGATAATGCGGTAGACACTTCGACCTTCGGTATTGATCTAGGGATGGCTTTCAAACCAGATGCCCTACGTGAACTCACTCTCGCCCTTGTAGGGAAAAATCTTAATACCCCCTCGTTTGATATTGCTGCTGCTGCGGGTGGAGGACAATATGAGATTAAACCTGCCATTCGTGCCGGTTTAGCCTATCATCCAAACAGCTGGGTAGAATTTGCCCTTGACGCTGACCTTACCAACAACAAATCACTTACCCACTACGATACGCGCTATGTTGGTGGAGGATTAAATTTTGACCTTTCCCTTATAGAGCTCAATGTCGGTCTTATGAAAAACACCGCATCCAATGACCAAGCCGGTCTTATCTACACCGCCGGAATCGCAACCGGACCATCATGGCTCCATTTCGAACTTACAGGGCAAATGGCGAGTAAATCAGGAGAAGTAGATGGAACAAGCTATCCGATGCAAGCAATGGTAAATTTCGCTATTTCTTCGGCGTGGTAAAAATCCCTTCCCATCATTCCATGCTACGGCACGGAATCCTCACCAACAACTAAAGGAATCTCAATGAAAAATAAACGTTTGACAACGATTCTCTTCTCAGGTATTACTACCGTATTTCTCATCGGTTGTGGTGGCGGAGGCGGAGATAGTAGCTCTACTGCAAATCCCACTGCTTCAAACGTCCCAACAGGAAGCTACACCGTATCCGTTATCGATGATAACATTAGCGGAGCAACGATCAGTGCGCCTGAGTGTGCTACATTCTCTCACAATGGTGGCAACTCTTATACCTTAAAAGAGTGCATAGGTGCACCATCGACCATTACTGCCGTAGGTGGCTTCGTGGATGTAGATGGTGATGGGGTACAAGGAGCAACGGAAGTCAGTCAAACCGCACCGTTAATACTCAAAGTATCCCAAACAACCTTGACCAACAACTTCGCTGTAACACCACTGTCTACTCTTGCATCACAAGAGAGTAACCTGAGCGCATTAGCATCAGCCCTAGGGGTAAACGAATCAGATTTCTTTCAAGATAATGC contains these protein-coding regions:
- a CDS encoding capsular biosynthesis protein; the encoded protein is MVRRGLQSFKDKKVVLLQGPVGPFFKNLGYDLENVGAEVYKINFNGGDWFFSSDKNIVNFRNHFDQWESYFTNFIETYNIDTVIFFGDCRKYHQVSHKVADYKGLDIGVFEEGYVRPDYITFEEFGVNGYSQLSRDPQFYKSLSEEEFLAPDPIPVGNTFWCMASHAVLYYFFSAVLYPVFHRYTHHRPLNPFETFYWIRSLWRKQYYKMKEYGMQMDLIEHHSKSYYLAPLQISTDAQVREHSDFSSVENFIERIIGSFSANAPKDTLLVIKHHPLDRGYHDYSSFIRRLAHHHNVATRVRYIHDQHLPSLLEHARGVVMINSTVGLSAIHHNAPVLACGTAIYDFEGMTYQGSIHSFWNAAETFKINRDLYHRFRGYVIRSNQINGSFYRCLNHSNLHSGVSW
- the traF gene encoding conjugal transfer protein TraF, whose translation is MTSSKILLSLVASACVATLSSAMEFQVLGAKAASMGGAGIATSPSSLAAYNNPALLANNPEKFTFHLGVGVGAKDTGAGAAAGKLSDMDFSSLNNKDATNLTTTDIDNLQKARDIIVGMNGQGFQVNPTADLGLSIGSFGTGLFVTSDIGAVANIDQTHKDLIWKQDNGNGTFTYVDIVNSVNVSQATYESTSLQYAVENKSTYLDVVGLAVYEIPLAYGYAFDTGLGSLSVGGVLKYMKGKTFYKQMNIDSDNTTNNLSDNAVDTSTFGIDLGMAFKPDALRELTLALVGKNLNTPSFDIAAAAGGGQYEIKPAIRAGLAYHPNSWVEFALDADLTNNKSLTHYDTRYVGGGLNFDLSLIELNVGLMKNTASNDQAGLIYTAGIATGPSWLHFELTGQMASKSGEVDGTSYPMQAMVNFAISSAW